In Penaeus vannamei isolate JL-2024 chromosome 15, ASM4276789v1, whole genome shotgun sequence, the following are encoded in one genomic region:
- the Vps11 gene encoding vacuolar protein sorting-associated protein 11 homolog isoform X1 — MAALLQWRKFNFFDVKANIDGGKLAEAVKGAEVTCTAAGRGHVYIGDSTGCVHSLTRQLKLDSFQAFDRAVKSITAFDHTSIIITVADKNDGPSEIKVWAPDKADVHGQPPCLRTLCPDPRPNQAGSRASSGLNQAGKVPKVTALAVHPNLSLMAVGFQDGSVMLYRGEVSRDRGSKHRVLLTVSSSITSLHIRHNTRATHLFVTTKNNIFCINCTARDKETTVELDSVGCEPGCATLADGRHEHHFLVARPDAIYSYTSDSRGSCYVFEGEKSMVAWFRGYLIVGTIDKGLPASRASERSITVYDLTNKLVALSTKVRGLAGVVGEWGGLYLVTTEPAMVHMSEKDLQSKFQLLFKKNQFDIAISLAKTQCCDQEEVAEILRQYGDWLYSKGNHPAAMDQYIKTIPHLEPSYVIRKYLDTQHIHNLTTYLQALHRSGSATADHTSLLLNCYTRLRDTQQLDEFIMSKDGAVDCDVELGVRVCRSAGYYDHALALAAKHKLHHHHLAILIDDKKDYVAALRYIKTLDFEEAKSSVMRYGSVLLNHVADETTELLIRLCTDYKPSNTPLIKEGSLDGYLTPEEPVYGDPEEFEYLLVGHSEQAIAFLEKMATIPGKLSDKLYTTLLAEYLHQYGLAPEGQEQVVLGEKIMELLRNTESGCSRDHALLLCDKHQFYDGKLLLWEQAGMYEELLSWYAERGEVENMLAVCSRRSQHQPRLWCSALKLLTSPESTAPPDPQYLMTCLNNIEEKTLLPPLEVVDQLAASPHITLGQVRDYLLRVVSAHTATLTAETSRTEQYSCDTAKMRETINGIRTSATQFTATKCNICNNELELPSVHFLCRHSFHQHCFESYSESDVDCPVCLPENRKMLEVIKAQETHRSQHDQFHEQLERCTDSFSVVADYLGRGVFTHLHTLATMYPSLNTTKSMQSKVAPPKASAFVEKDVTDTGSEARVRAAELPNHNTGGVVPEPESRLRVLEKVTQGPTGVGSEGRLRMGERRGQGILEIESESRLRAEGRKMAQTSSEPTSQAMPEGRVRQDKSSAVITSPTEGRMRSQITSSVTVPVAESRLRSNDSARMGGASKGAGSKYGSSLHDHITPSPPAATRDRSPKRPSPVESISTALSSTHISRNTQKALDNPFEEPDADSNNPFGDDFETEQMGNNPFEDDYDESKNPFASDSPTHKSPDEKNPFADDSSKDYESHLNPFGES, encoded by the exons atggCAGCTCTACTTCAG TGGAGGAAGTTCAACTTCTTTGATGTTAAAGCAAATATTGATGGAGGGAAGCTAGCAGAAGCAGTTAAG GGTGCAGAGGTAACATGCACAGCTGCTGGTCGAGGCCATGTTTACATAGGGGATTCAACTGGCTGTGTTCACAGCCTCACCAGACAGCTGAAACTTGACTCTTTTCAAGCCTTTGACAGGGCGGTCAAGTCTATCACAGCCTTTGACCACAcaagcatcatcatcactgtagCT GATAAGAATGATGGACCCTCAGAGATCAAGGTCTGGGCCCCAGACAAGGCTGATGTTCATGGTCAACCACCTTGTCTCAGGACATTATGTCCAGATCCCAGGCCAAACCAGGCTGGGAGTCGAGCTAGCTCCGGCCTCAACCAAGCAGGGAAAGTGCCCAAGGTCACAGCACTAGCTGTCCATCCCAATTTGTCCCTTATGGCTGTTGGTTTCCAGGATGGCTCTGTCATGCTTTATCGAG GTGAGGTGAGTCGAGACCGTGGCAGCAAACACCGAGTCTTGCTGACAGTTTCCAGCAGCATTACATCTCTTCATATCCGACACAACACACGTGCAACTCATCTCTTTGTCACCACAAAGAACAATATCTTTTGTATCAATTGCACTGCTAGAGATAAAGAAACAACA GTTGAGCTGGATTCTGTGGGTTGTGAGCCTGGTTGTGCGACACTTGCTGATGGTCGTCACGAGCATCATTTCTTAGTGGCAAGACCTGAT GCTATATATAGTTACACAAGTGACAGCCGTGGTTCATGCTATGTGTTTGAAGGAGAAAAGTCCATGGTAGCATGGTTTAGAGGATACCTCATAGTTGGCACTATTGATAAAGGATTGCCTGCTAGCAG GGCTAGTGAAAGAAGTATCACTGTTTACGATCTAACTAACAAGTTGGTGGCCCTGAGCACAAAGGTGAGGGGGTTAGCAGGGGtcgtgggggaatggggaggccTCTACCTGGTCACAACAGAGCCAGCTATGGTGCACATGTCAGAGAAAGACCTCCAAAGCAAGTTCCAACTACTCTTCAAGAAAAATCAGTTTGATATTGCAATAAG TTTGGCCAAAACACAGTGCTGTGACCAAGAGGAGGTGGCTGAAATTCTTCGTCAGTATGGAGATTGGTTATACAGCAAGGGTAACCATCCTGCCGCAATGGACCAGTACATCAAAACCATCCCACACCTTGAACCATCATATGTTATAAGAAAG TATTTAGACACTCAACATATTCACAATTTGACAACATACCTCCAAGCTTTACACCGTTCTGGGTCAGCCACAGCCGATCACACAAGTCTTCTATTGAACTGTTACACTCGCCTGAGAGACACCCAGCAGTTGGATGAGTTTATTATG AGCAAAGATGGGGCTGTGGATTGTGATGTAGAGCTAGGAGTGCGTGTGTGCCGCAGTGCCGGATACTATGATCATGCTCTGGCTCTTGCAGCTAAACACAAgctacatcatcatcaccttgcaatccttattgatgataaaaaggattatGTTGCAGCTTTGAG GTATATTAAAACTCTGGACTTTGAGGAAGCTAAATCAAGTGTAATGAGGTACGGATCAGTCCTGCTGAATCATGTGGCAGATGAGACAACAGAGCTTTTGATAAGACTTTGTACTGACTACAAGCCAAGCAACACTCCCCTTATCAAAGAG GGTTCACTGGATGGCTATCTCACCCCAGAAGAACCAGTGTATGGGGATCCAGAGGAATTTGAGTACCTTTTAGTGGGACATAGTGAGCAAGCAATTGCATTTCTTGAGAAAATGGCAACTATCCCAGGGAAGCTGTCAGACAAGCTCTATACAACCCTCTTGGCAGAGTATTTGCACCAGTATGGACTAGCCCCAGAAG GTCAGGAGCAGGTGGTACTGGGTGAAAAGATAATGGAATTACTGCGTAATACAGAGAGTGGTTGTAGCCGTGACCATGCCTTGCTCTTATGTGATAAGCATCAGTTTTATGATGGGAAGCTTCTCTTGTGGGAACAAGCAGGAAT GTATGAAGAGCTCCTTTCCTGGTATGCAGAGCGAGGTGAGGTGGAGAACATGCTTGCAGTGTGTTCGCGCAGATCACAGCATCAGCCTCGCCTCTGGTGTTCAGCATTAAAGCTACTTACCTCCCCAGAGTCAACAGCTCCCCCTGACCCTCAGTATCTAATGACTTGTCTTAATAACATAG AGGAGAAAACATTATTGCCACCATTGGAGGTAGTTGATCAGCTGGCTGCATCCCCACACATCACACTAGGACAGGTGCGGGATTACCTCCTCAGAGTAGTATCTGCACACACTGCCACTCTCACCGCAGAGACTTCCCGCACTGAGCAATATTCGTGTGACACAGCCAAAATGAGAGAGACAATCAATGGAATCAGAACGAG TGCAACACAGTTTACAGCTACTAAATGCAACATTTGCAACAACGAGTTGGAACTGCCATCTGTCCACTTTCTCTGCCGACATTCCTTCCATCAACA TTGCTTTGAAAGTTATAGTGAGAGTGATGTCGACTGTCCAGTCTGTCTGCCTGAAAACAGGAAAATGTTAGAAGTCATCAAGGCGCAG GAAACTCACCGCAGTCAGCATGACCAGTTTCATGAACAGCTAGAAAGATGTACGGATTCCTTTTCCGTGGTTGCTGATTACCTCGGTCGAGGGGTGTTCACTCATCTCCACACCCTGGCTACCATGTATCCCTCGCTCAACACCACAAAaa GCATGCAGAGTAAAGTTGCACCTCCAAAGGCATCCGCTTTTGTAGAGAAGGACGTGACAGACACAGGTTCAGAGGCTCGAGTTAGAGCAGCAGAGCTTCCCAACCATAATACTGGTGGAGTCG TCCCAGAGCCGGAGTCCAGATTGCGTGTGCTGGAGAAAGTCACCCAGGGTCCCACAG gAGTTGGAAGTGAAGGTCGCCTGCGGATGGGAGAACGTCGAGGACAGGGTATTCTTGAGATTGAATCTGAAAGTAGATTGAGGGCTGAAGGGAGAAAAATGGCTCAGACTTCCAGTGAGCCAACTTCACAAGCTATGCCTGAAGGGAGAGTAAGACAGGACAAGTCCAGCGCTGTCATAACAAGTCCAACAGAAGGTAGGATGAGGTCACAGATAACATCAAGTGTAACTGTCCCAGTGGCTGAGAGTCGCCTAAGGTCAAATGACTCTGCAAGGATGGGAGGAGCCTCGAAAGGAGCTGGCAGCAAATATGGTTCTTCCCTccatgaccacatcacaccatcACCCCCAGCAGCTACCAGGGATAGAAGCCCCAAGCGACCTTCACCAGTGGAGAGCATATCCACAGCACTCAGTAGCACACATATTTCTCGTAACACTCAGAAGGCCTTAGACAATCCATTTGAAGAGCCAGATGCGGATAGTAACAATCCGTTTGGCGATGATTTTGAGACAGAACAAATGGGAAACAACCCATTTGAAGATGACTACGATGAGTCTAAAAATCCTTTTGCATCTGATTCCCCAACCCACAAGAGTCCTGATGAAAAGAATCCTTTTGCTGATGATTCAAGCAAGGATTATGAATCCCATTTGAATCCATTTGGAGAGTCATAA
- the LOC138864213 gene encoding uncharacterized protein isoform X5 — protein sequence MNLLLRRRCSLSDQLHQENLEVQKTQGFPLSEAVSSRASQGRVKECQVQGQGAHAYWCRVPNPRVPYIPGAPGVAAEGSP from the exons ATGAATTTGCTACTTAg GAGGAGATGCAGTCTGAGTGATCAGTTGCATCAGGAAAACCTGGAGGTACAGAAGACACAAGGTTTCCCTCTATCAGAAGCTGTGAGCAGTAGAGCAAGCCAAGGAAGA GTTAAAGAATGTCAAGTCCAAGGGCAAGGAGCGCATGCATACTGGTGCAGAGTTCCTAATCCGCGTGTGCCATACATCCCTGGAGCACCTGGAGTGGCAGCAGAAGGAAGCCCTTAA
- the LOC138864213 gene encoding uncharacterized protein isoform X3, protein MRYSSLWNKESRRCSLSDQLHQENLEVQKTQGFPLSEAVSSRASQGRVKECQVQGQGAHAYWCRVPNPRVPYIPGAPGVAAEGSP, encoded by the exons ATGAGATATAGTTCTCTGTGGAATAAAGAATC GAGGAGATGCAGTCTGAGTGATCAGTTGCATCAGGAAAACCTGGAGGTACAGAAGACACAAGGTTTCCCTCTATCAGAAGCTGTGAGCAGTAGAGCAAGCCAAGGAAGA GTTAAAGAATGTCAAGTCCAAGGGCAAGGAGCGCATGCATACTGGTGCAGAGTTCCTAATCCGCGTGTGCCATACATCCCTGGAGCACCTGGAGTGGCAGCAGAAGGAAGCCCTTAA
- the Vps11 gene encoding vacuolar protein sorting-associated protein 11 homolog isoform X2, producing MAALLQWRKFNFFDVKANIDGGKLAEAVKGAEVTCTAAGRGHVYIGDSTGCVHSLTRQLKLDSFQAFDRAVKSITAFDHTSIIITVADKNDGPSEIKVWAPDKADVHGQPPCLRTLCPDPRPNQAGSRASSGLNQAGKVPKVTALAVHPNLSLMAVGFQDGSVMLYRGEVSRDRGSKHRVLLTVSSSITSLHIRHNTRATHLFVTTKNNIFCINCTARDKETTVELDSVGCEPGCATLADGRHEHHFLVARPDAIYSYTSDSRGSCYVFEGEKSMVAWFRGYLIVGTIDKGLPASRASERSITVYDLTNKLVALSTKVRGLAGVVGEWGGLYLVTTEPAMVHMSEKDLQSKFQLLFKKNQFDIAISLAKTQCCDQEEVAEILRQYGDWLYSKGNHPAAMDQYIKTIPHLEPSYVIRKYLDTQHIHNLTTYLQALHRSGSATADHTSLLLNCYTRLRDTQQLDEFIMSKDGAVDCDVELGVRVCRSAGYYDHALALAAKHKLHHHHLAILIDDKKDYVAALRYIKTLDFEEAKSSVMRYGSVLLNHVADETTELLIRLCTDYKPSNTPLIKEGSLDGYLTPEEPVYGDPEEFEYLLVGHSEQAIAFLEKMATIPGKLSDKLYTTLLAEYLHQYGLAPEGQEQVVLGEKIMELLRNTESGCSRDHALLLCDKHQFYDGKLLLWEQAGMYEELLSWYAERGEVENMLAVCSRRSQHQPRLWCSALKLLTSPESTAPPDPQYLMTCLNNIEEKTLLPPLEVVDQLAASPHITLGQVRDYLLRVVSAHTATLTAETSRTEQYSCDTAKMRETINGIRTSATQFTATKCNICNNELELPSVHFLCRHSFHQHCFESYSESDVDCPVCLPENRKMLEVIKAQETHRSQHDQFHEQLERCTDSFSVVADYLGRGVFTHLHTLATMYPSLNTTKIPEPESRLRVLEKVTQGPTGVGSEGRLRMGERRGQGILEIESESRLRAEGRKMAQTSSEPTSQAMPEGRVRQDKSSAVITSPTEGRMRSQITSSVTVPVAESRLRSNDSARMGGASKGAGSKYGSSLHDHITPSPPAATRDRSPKRPSPVESISTALSSTHISRNTQKALDNPFEEPDADSNNPFGDDFETEQMGNNPFEDDYDESKNPFASDSPTHKSPDEKNPFADDSSKDYESHLNPFGES from the exons atggCAGCTCTACTTCAG TGGAGGAAGTTCAACTTCTTTGATGTTAAAGCAAATATTGATGGAGGGAAGCTAGCAGAAGCAGTTAAG GGTGCAGAGGTAACATGCACAGCTGCTGGTCGAGGCCATGTTTACATAGGGGATTCAACTGGCTGTGTTCACAGCCTCACCAGACAGCTGAAACTTGACTCTTTTCAAGCCTTTGACAGGGCGGTCAAGTCTATCACAGCCTTTGACCACAcaagcatcatcatcactgtagCT GATAAGAATGATGGACCCTCAGAGATCAAGGTCTGGGCCCCAGACAAGGCTGATGTTCATGGTCAACCACCTTGTCTCAGGACATTATGTCCAGATCCCAGGCCAAACCAGGCTGGGAGTCGAGCTAGCTCCGGCCTCAACCAAGCAGGGAAAGTGCCCAAGGTCACAGCACTAGCTGTCCATCCCAATTTGTCCCTTATGGCTGTTGGTTTCCAGGATGGCTCTGTCATGCTTTATCGAG GTGAGGTGAGTCGAGACCGTGGCAGCAAACACCGAGTCTTGCTGACAGTTTCCAGCAGCATTACATCTCTTCATATCCGACACAACACACGTGCAACTCATCTCTTTGTCACCACAAAGAACAATATCTTTTGTATCAATTGCACTGCTAGAGATAAAGAAACAACA GTTGAGCTGGATTCTGTGGGTTGTGAGCCTGGTTGTGCGACACTTGCTGATGGTCGTCACGAGCATCATTTCTTAGTGGCAAGACCTGAT GCTATATATAGTTACACAAGTGACAGCCGTGGTTCATGCTATGTGTTTGAAGGAGAAAAGTCCATGGTAGCATGGTTTAGAGGATACCTCATAGTTGGCACTATTGATAAAGGATTGCCTGCTAGCAG GGCTAGTGAAAGAAGTATCACTGTTTACGATCTAACTAACAAGTTGGTGGCCCTGAGCACAAAGGTGAGGGGGTTAGCAGGGGtcgtgggggaatggggaggccTCTACCTGGTCACAACAGAGCCAGCTATGGTGCACATGTCAGAGAAAGACCTCCAAAGCAAGTTCCAACTACTCTTCAAGAAAAATCAGTTTGATATTGCAATAAG TTTGGCCAAAACACAGTGCTGTGACCAAGAGGAGGTGGCTGAAATTCTTCGTCAGTATGGAGATTGGTTATACAGCAAGGGTAACCATCCTGCCGCAATGGACCAGTACATCAAAACCATCCCACACCTTGAACCATCATATGTTATAAGAAAG TATTTAGACACTCAACATATTCACAATTTGACAACATACCTCCAAGCTTTACACCGTTCTGGGTCAGCCACAGCCGATCACACAAGTCTTCTATTGAACTGTTACACTCGCCTGAGAGACACCCAGCAGTTGGATGAGTTTATTATG AGCAAAGATGGGGCTGTGGATTGTGATGTAGAGCTAGGAGTGCGTGTGTGCCGCAGTGCCGGATACTATGATCATGCTCTGGCTCTTGCAGCTAAACACAAgctacatcatcatcaccttgcaatccttattgatgataaaaaggattatGTTGCAGCTTTGAG GTATATTAAAACTCTGGACTTTGAGGAAGCTAAATCAAGTGTAATGAGGTACGGATCAGTCCTGCTGAATCATGTGGCAGATGAGACAACAGAGCTTTTGATAAGACTTTGTACTGACTACAAGCCAAGCAACACTCCCCTTATCAAAGAG GGTTCACTGGATGGCTATCTCACCCCAGAAGAACCAGTGTATGGGGATCCAGAGGAATTTGAGTACCTTTTAGTGGGACATAGTGAGCAAGCAATTGCATTTCTTGAGAAAATGGCAACTATCCCAGGGAAGCTGTCAGACAAGCTCTATACAACCCTCTTGGCAGAGTATTTGCACCAGTATGGACTAGCCCCAGAAG GTCAGGAGCAGGTGGTACTGGGTGAAAAGATAATGGAATTACTGCGTAATACAGAGAGTGGTTGTAGCCGTGACCATGCCTTGCTCTTATGTGATAAGCATCAGTTTTATGATGGGAAGCTTCTCTTGTGGGAACAAGCAGGAAT GTATGAAGAGCTCCTTTCCTGGTATGCAGAGCGAGGTGAGGTGGAGAACATGCTTGCAGTGTGTTCGCGCAGATCACAGCATCAGCCTCGCCTCTGGTGTTCAGCATTAAAGCTACTTACCTCCCCAGAGTCAACAGCTCCCCCTGACCCTCAGTATCTAATGACTTGTCTTAATAACATAG AGGAGAAAACATTATTGCCACCATTGGAGGTAGTTGATCAGCTGGCTGCATCCCCACACATCACACTAGGACAGGTGCGGGATTACCTCCTCAGAGTAGTATCTGCACACACTGCCACTCTCACCGCAGAGACTTCCCGCACTGAGCAATATTCGTGTGACACAGCCAAAATGAGAGAGACAATCAATGGAATCAGAACGAG TGCAACACAGTTTACAGCTACTAAATGCAACATTTGCAACAACGAGTTGGAACTGCCATCTGTCCACTTTCTCTGCCGACATTCCTTCCATCAACA TTGCTTTGAAAGTTATAGTGAGAGTGATGTCGACTGTCCAGTCTGTCTGCCTGAAAACAGGAAAATGTTAGAAGTCATCAAGGCGCAG GAAACTCACCGCAGTCAGCATGACCAGTTTCATGAACAGCTAGAAAGATGTACGGATTCCTTTTCCGTGGTTGCTGATTACCTCGGTCGAGGGGTGTTCACTCATCTCCACACCCTGGCTACCATGTATCCCTCGCTCAACACCACAAAaa TCCCAGAGCCGGAGTCCAGATTGCGTGTGCTGGAGAAAGTCACCCAGGGTCCCACAG gAGTTGGAAGTGAAGGTCGCCTGCGGATGGGAGAACGTCGAGGACAGGGTATTCTTGAGATTGAATCTGAAAGTAGATTGAGGGCTGAAGGGAGAAAAATGGCTCAGACTTCCAGTGAGCCAACTTCACAAGCTATGCCTGAAGGGAGAGTAAGACAGGACAAGTCCAGCGCTGTCATAACAAGTCCAACAGAAGGTAGGATGAGGTCACAGATAACATCAAGTGTAACTGTCCCAGTGGCTGAGAGTCGCCTAAGGTCAAATGACTCTGCAAGGATGGGAGGAGCCTCGAAAGGAGCTGGCAGCAAATATGGTTCTTCCCTccatgaccacatcacaccatcACCCCCAGCAGCTACCAGGGATAGAAGCCCCAAGCGACCTTCACCAGTGGAGAGCATATCCACAGCACTCAGTAGCACACATATTTCTCGTAACACTCAGAAGGCCTTAGACAATCCATTTGAAGAGCCAGATGCGGATAGTAACAATCCGTTTGGCGATGATTTTGAGACAGAACAAATGGGAAACAACCCATTTGAAGATGACTACGATGAGTCTAAAAATCCTTTTGCATCTGATTCCCCAACCCACAAGAGTCCTGATGAAAAGAATCCTTTTGCTGATGATTCAAGCAAGGATTATGAATCCCATTTGAATCCATTTGGAGAGTCATAA
- the LOC113817804 gene encoding myotrophin isoform X2 produces the protein MINDEVDEPCVCPAPERNGLPEAMYWAARNGDTDKVKSWLEGGGDVNAADHEGDTMLRGACRGGQTAVLMILLKNEDLHLNVRDSDGRTPLMKAARRGHDTTVRMMCAAKLKQACVVSSAARSGRVDGQQVIRQQGRSSFGSATSLESQPSALGWARLGR, from the exons ATGATTAACGATGAGGTCGACGAGCCCTGTGTCTGCCCCGCACCAGAAAGAAACGGTCTTCCAGAG GCCATGTACTGGGCTGCGCGTAACGGAGACACGGATAAGGTTAAATCGTGGCTCGAAGGAGGAGGCGATGTCAACGCAGCGGATCACGAAGGAGACACGATGCTGCGAGGGGCGTGTCGTGGTGGCCAGACCGCAGTGCTTATGATACTCCTGAAGAACGAGGACTTGCACCTTAACGTCAGGGACAGTGACGGACGAACGCCCTTGATGAAAGCTGCCAGACGGGGACACGATACGACAGTTCGTATGATGTGCGCCGCGAAGTTGAAG CAGGCCTGTGTGGTGTCGTCAGCAGCGCGGTCCGGGAGGGTGGACGGTCAGCAGGTGATCCGTCAGCAGGGCAGGAGTTCCTTCGGCAGTGCCACTTCACTGGAATCCCAGCCTTCGGCTCTCGGTTGGGCACGGCTGGGCCGGTAA
- the LOC113817804 gene encoding caspase-6 isoform X1, whose protein sequence is MGRVRIQSSSSDEAETETMLVNTSPPVQATESQHGIAVRENVYIRKSDRRGRVCIFNYKQFLSRQDLLRKGSEHDFMNLEKLFTSLNYEVQGYWNLGKDQTLETLTQFAQHEQFISADCAIIIIMSHGEKGPIFKTSDMQDISVSTVFNIFLDKNCPHLKGKPKIFLFNFCRGIDRHESPGLSTDTVTEPPRDMLCVYSTTESFVSYRDTERGCPFVTTMCDVIAKYSSTLDLEALLRKFNELYMPNVTPEIQNFRFQKKFYF, encoded by the exons ATGGGTAGAGTACGAATCCAGAGTTCCTCAAGCGAcgaagcagaaacagagacaatgtTG gtgaaCACAAGTCCGCCAGTCCAGGCCACGGAATCGCAGCACGGAATCGCAGTTCGTGAAAATGTTTACATCAGAAAGTCCGACCGCCGTGGCCGTGTTTGCATATTTAACTATAAGCAATTTCTCTCAAGACAAGATTTACTTAGAAAAGGATCAGAGCATGACTTTATGAATCTTGAAAAGTTGTTCACTAGCCTTAATTATGAAGTTCAAGGCTACTGGAATTTAGGTAAAGATCAAACCTTAGAAACCCTTACACAGTTTGCCCAACACGAACAATTTATTTCAGCAGATtgtgcaatcattatcatcatgagccATGGAGAGAAAGGACCGATTTTTAAGACCTCTGATATGCAAGATATATCGGTTTCTACAGTTTTTAATATATTCCTGGACAAAAATTGTCCGCACCTGAAAGGAAAACCTAAGATATTCCTCTTCAATTTTTGTCGGGGAATAGATCGACATGAGTCCCCAGGCTTGTCAACAGACACCGTTACAGAGCCACCCCGTGATATGTTGTGCGTTTATTCCACAACTGAATCCTTTGTTTCTTACAGAGATACTGAAAGAGGGTGTCCGTTTGTCACTACAATGTGCGATGTTATTGCTAAATATTCTTCGACACTGGATTTAGAAGCTTTACTCAGGAAATTCAATGAGTTATATATGCCCAATGTAACACCAGAAATACAAAACTTTAGATTTCAAAAGAAGTTTTACTTTTGA